ACAGATCTCAAGCACgtttctgggagttttttttgtcacacaTAGTGAAACCGATGGTGTGTCACAGGATTGGCCAGCTCACACCCTCAGCTTTTGTGTCTACCTATCACACAATAGCAGCGCTGCTTTTTCCCACCGTGGGTTTGATAATGAAGACAAAGATGAATTGTCCTTTTCTTGGTTCACCCTGAATCAAGGACATAAAGACGCTGAACTTCCCCTTACAGATGAATGAACACTTTAGTCCAAGCTTCTAGTCTAGTATATCTAGTATAATCTACTATAACTGATagtatttttatttctcatgaTAGCGTTCCATAATGTTCCTCTTCCTGATCCACCTATACTTATTTGTGATTATTCTGTTATGTTATTGACAAAACAGAACTAGACACATTGGCACCAATAGGATTCATTGTAAATACACTCTTAAATAAACATTTGGATCACTTTATCTGCCGCCTTGGCTCCTATGTACTGATATAAGGCAAACAAATGCCAAAGTCTTCATAACCgtaacaaaaaatgaatgaatactcTAATAATTCAGAAAGTGCTTTGGGCTTTCAAACAGGTGCAACGGTTCCCTTCCGGCAGGCTGACCAGGAGAAACCTGTCTGGGTGTATTAAAAGAAGTTAAACATTTCACCAACCTGGTTTCAAGAAAAGCACATTGTGAACCAAACCAGCAGGAAATAGTTTACTGGTTGGTTAAGTTTTGCTTGTTCTACTTTGCCCAGCAGCTATTTTTTATGAGTTATCTCGCAATCCTTCAGCCCCACAGCGGAAGAACAACATCTCATTATAAATGATGGCACACCCACATAAAACCATCAGCGCTGTTGGATTCCGTTTTACTCATATAGAGTATGTGAAGAACAGAACAATTATGGAAAAGGTATCAAAGGGGGGGACGTCAATGGCTACTTATAGTGAGCCACAATGTTTCATTACCAGTTATCCGAGTCATAAAATCGCCTTCTCAATTGAATCGATCGAGCGCTCTGAACAACACTGCAGTCTTACTGATGACGGGGagacgttggggggggggctaaaatCTCCAGCCTGCTACCATGGAAACACCACACGAGAAATGTGGACGAGGCGTTCAGGTTCTAGTCTGAACATGAGGAAGCAGCAGAGATGAGTTTCACCGTATTGCTGCCACAGCAGCTGTGAGATCCTGTCGCGTCTTCCTGCATGCGAGAACAACATGTGGAAACAGCCATTGTTTTTGCCCCCCCAGAATTTCCtgctaaagaaagaaaataggaAATTACTTGATTTGCTGCCATTAGGAAGAGAAGTTTATCATTTTGTGGTTGATGTTTATTGTATTGGTTTTAAAACATAAGACACTGACACACTTGGAAGTCAGTTTATTGGCATCAGCAGAATCTCATGTTATatatttagaataaaaaaattgaagtgtgagaaaagaggtCTTGATCATTCCTTCTTCTCACATCGTGACTCATTGCTGCACCGCAACTCATCACGGACGGCAAGATTATTCACATCCTGTACAAACCGTCTCAACTCAAACATGGCCACAATCAGCCCGTTGCCATTAAGCCTTCCTCATGCTACGTTTCATAGCCAATAAGATCGCAGCATCCCGACTAATTACTGTAATTCATAGTACGGCATTGTTTGCTGTTTTGTATTCTTCACCACATTtccatttcactgttgtttATGCTGTGCCATCCTCCGTTATGCGGCAAAGACCCGGTGAGTTGACCAGGGGAGACAAGTCAGATAGATGAAAGGATGGTTTAATATTGACGGCTGGTCTGTAATGATAAAGCTTTCACAGAGTATTTTCTTTGATTGATCCGTACCCGAGGAGTTTCTGCCCTCGGAATAAACTGGACTCCAGCCCCGGTGGCTGATGAGACGGATAGAACGATGAAACGATGAATCTGCAAGAGACTTGATGGGAATAGGGAAGCGGAAGGGACATGAACGCACTCAAGGTACCAGACcattctttttaaaagcagacGTTAGTGTGAAGATAGGCTAACCGCGGAATCGTGTCACTGTGCTATCAGATTAAAGCCGACCAGCTGATAAGACCAGCTGATGTCATGACTGTCATGTCAAAAGATGACAGCGAGTGAGTCATGAGTGAGCATGCGCGAGAAGAGTAATGAGgaatgatcatcatcatcatcatcaataatcATCTCTTTACAGTTACTGACTGATTTTACACTCAAGCTTTTATTCCGAGCCAGTCAGGGCGGTTTCATTCTAAAAGCacattatgtatatgtatggTTATACGCTGTCTAGGCGTCTGTGTGGTGTTTGGTAGGTTGCGGTCAGTCTCCACCACAGCCGGTTCAGAGGCGCCCGTCACAACACCGGCAAGTGGCCTCTTGGTGCATCGAGCAAAGTTCATCCCCAATCGGCCCTTGGTGTCATTTGCGTCCCTTTCCACAGGCCGTTATCAGGTCTTGGGGCAGTTCCACATAAGAGCGTCCATGTGCATGATGCAGCATAAATGGCGGTTGCCAGGAGAAAATTGGCTGcggcggcacacacacacacacatcacttagTTTAAAGTGAGGGGAGAGTAACAGGAGAAGGCAGTGTCGTAATGTGTAATAGTGTTTTTCCGAAGGAACACATTGTTATAGGACACTGAGGAGCTGTTGTGTGGCAAGATTGCaaatgagagggagggggggggagggggggcagctggcAACACAGATGTGATGGATTGTTTTGGTGCTCCTTAAGGACTACGGAAAAACAGACATGTCACTTTTCCCACACTAAAAATGCAGCCTCTCGAGGATGAAATTGAACTTGTTCCAATCCCTCTGCAGACCTTATTACAGCGGAGAGGTTATTGTCAGTTCTTTaatttccctccccacaggaaaTGGTCTGTGCCACACAAGCTAGAACAGGTTCTCTGTTAACAGATTTGGCGATCGCCTCTGCAGAGCTGTGGTTTCCAGTCAATGAGGTCAGAGGCGTCTGTTTACTCAAAGAACGCCATTACTGATGCAGCACAAGTGGACAGATTTGTTCTTATCAAATGATAAGTTGTGCAGGCGGTCAAATCGTCCAGTCAGTGTGCAAAGAAGGTTCTCTTCAGCCAGAGACAAAGATGTCTGCACAGCACAGCCAGCATTTGGTTAGTTTCAGAACACAAGAAAGCTCACATGAGCATTTCCTTCTGGAGTAGCTACAGAATTGcaaccttttcaaaataaaacttttccCTTCACCCTTTACTTTTGAAGGATGTGCCTAAGTGCACAAtcagcagctgctgtgatgGAAACTAAAAGAGAGCAAAGCATGCTTGAGAggggttaaaaaaataaaatactagcCAAATGTGTCGGAGAGCCCAGGGTGGATTTATGACAATCCGTGTAAAACCACAAGGACACAAAGTCagtatacatttttattctgcGTATTTAACAAGCTTGTGCATTCCAGATTCTTACAAAAAGACACTGCTCGCCATGAGAGCATGCACACAGTGGCCAGACGGTTTACAAATGATTGGGCAAGTcgtccccccaccaccacagGTGTTCCATGACACGTCCCCCAAACACCACACGTGAAGATGCATCCACAGCAACAGATTAGCAGGAACCCATGCCGACAAGCCACACTCCCTCACTGTGCAGAGGGTCATCGGCCGAGCGGCTTGGCAGACATGTTTTTAAGTACCGCAGTTGGAATACACAGAGTGACAGAAGAGTAGTAAGGCTTGTGGAATGTACAATGCACAGCGCTTCATTATGAAGTCTTCTCCTGGTCGATGGCTGGAAGAGAAGAAGACGTTAGTGTCACTGGAAGGTTGGCAGACACGGCAGAATCAAAAGGGGGTTACAGCAGGTACATCACATACTTTCTTTGGTAGGCAGGGTGTTTTTCTCCTGGGTTTCGGTCTTCTTCAGCTTGGTCTTGTCGAAGTTGGCGACTTCCGAGACGTCAGGTTTGTCAGCCATTTCTGCAGAAGGTTCTAAAAACGAGACATGGGAACCCGAATGAGTGGcccttcaattaaaaaaaaaaaaaaaaaaaaaaaaaatactggcAGCTGTTCACCGATCAGAATAAAGAGCTCGAAAATAAAAACCGTCCCATCTACTTGCAAATTTACCCAAAATTTACCCAGAAAGTATGTGATGTACctttaatgtgaaaaaacacGCCTCGTGTGCGAGTGTTGAAGATGCTTTAGCCAGACAGTGAACGCGTGAGGCTGAGGAGGACACCGCCCTTCAATGCGATCCAGACGTGCGCTGCTTTCACtagacgacccccccccacacacacacacacacgcacacgcacatccccccacctcctgaaCAAAAACCCGGCTAAGAAAAAGAGTCGCATGGGTAGTCCAAACGAACGAGTCGGGAGACAAACACCCAAGCGTGAGACGGTTTTGTTTGGGACACCCTTTCACCCCAAATACGCGCAGTTACCTCTGCAGCGCCGCTTTGAGGAGCTCGCGCCATCGGGAGATTTTTCCAATTAACTCCGGCGGCTTTTAGAAGACACCTCGAGCAGCTCGCGGGGAGCCTAGACCGCGCGAGCGAAAGGCTCCCCCTCAAACAATCATCGGTAAAaggttgaataaaaaacaaatcatgacGCCGGAAGCGCACTCACCTGGGTTTGCGCTGTAGTGACGAAGCGATGCGCGTCTCGTGGGCACAGGAGCGGAGTGATGAGAGCAGCGTGCATCGCTGAATAAATACTGCGCCGTATGCAAATAGCCGTCTGACGTCACGGCCTTTGTCGCTAAACGCCTGCTTTTGTGTACTGAATTGATACTGATTTGATTGAACGTTTATGTAATTATCCAACGCCGATTATACAGTAGTCGTCTTTTAAAATTAGGCATGCTTTTTGAATTCATGTGAGGGAAAAGAACTGCAACCACGGGAATTCGCATTTAAGTGAGTGGCCTCACCATCCCTTTtacatttcccccttttttgtgCCACAAAGCCGGTAGAAATGTAGCCCGCAGTGTGGCCAGAGCGGTATAATAAATTGtattgtttagttttaatcTGCACAAAGCGTCCTATTAGACGTGTATCTGAGGGCGCCTCCCTGCGGTGAGGCAGAGGTATAACCAGGAAGTGGAGATAGATGGGGATTTTCTTGTGGCTCTCATAATGACTTGACAGTGAGGCTTGACACACTAGAATTAGGCCTGTGACTTCAAATGAAGGGTAACGCAGCACACGTTAGTCTTTTACAAAAATTGTGTTGATTGAACCTTTTATGGGCTGGAATGCAAAAAGAGCACCGATTTTAACGCTTGTATGGTGTTCGGGTCTGTGGTTcccgttttccttttttatcaaAACTATATTAATATGATTCATTATTCTTTCAAACAGACTTATCTTGGCTTTtatatgataaatatatattttaaaccaCATTTACACGACCACACACCGTAACACAACATCACATGCATCAATTTTGGGGAACAAAATGAGCTGCTTAAGAAGAAGCTGACTATGGTGGGAACGATGAGAAAAAAcatatgtaaaaacaaaaaaacaaaccccatACAAGCtttaaatgaaatcaatttATTTCACATAATCTATTCCACACAATATATTTATTACTACTAACAACTATTAACAAAAGTATTAtcaatgtctttgtttgtcttcagcTAAGCCCACGACAAAGTGATACAAGTTGTAAAAGGACCACATCAGAGTGAACATAGAACAAGCGTTTTAGACAGGGTCAAAATCTTAGTCAGAACTGAACCCATCGAGGGTCATTGGTTCACTTGACGGTGAAGTACTTTTTATAAGTCTTGTTGCATATCGCCTGGTTGTCCACTTTGACCACGTTCCTCAAAGTGGTCCAAAACCAGGGCTCTGCGGCAGGTGTTTTCGGCCACTCCAAGACACTTTTCCTGCACATCCTCTTCCTCAGGCGCAGGAAGTGAGAGTTCTGCAGGACGGGTTCCAGCATCAGCAGGACGATGACGTCCTTGTTTTCATCAAGCAGTCGTTGGTGGGCCAGACACATCGCCAGCTTGAACACCCCGGTCTTAACATAGG
The window above is part of the Gasterosteus aculeatus chromosome 16, fGasAcu3.hap1.1, whole genome shotgun sequence genome. Proteins encoded here:
- the tmsb4x gene encoding thymosin beta-4 → MADKPDVSEVANFDKTKLKKTETQEKNTLPTKETIDQEKTS